The Erythrolamprus reginae isolate rEryReg1 chromosome 5, rEryReg1.hap1, whole genome shotgun sequence genome window below encodes:
- the ILKAP gene encoding integrin-linked kinase-associated serine/threonine phosphatase 2C isoform X2 yields MDLFGDLPEPTPPAVAAGGAGGSLLFDDLPPASSGNIASHPTEQVSLPVSYGKGEKRKSTEGEKNGSEELVEKKVCKDSAGILGLKGYVAERKGEREEMQDAHVILNDITEECSPLSSQITRVSYFAVFDGHGGARASTYSAQNLHQNLIRKFPKGEVPSVEKAIRRCILDSFKHTDEEFLKQASSQKPAWKDGSTATCVLVIDNTLYIANLGDSRAILCRYNEETQKHTALGLSKEHNPTQYDERMRIQKAGGNVREGRVLGVLEVSRSIGDGQYKRFGVISVPDVKRCQLTHNDRFILLACDGLFKVFSPEEAVNFIMCCLEDKTIVTRDAKSSTDAKYEAAGNRLANKAVQRGSADNVTVMIVRIEQ; encoded by the exons CTTCTCATCCCACTGAGCAAGTTTCTCTTCCTGTGAGCtatgggaagggagagaagaggaagtcCACTGAAGGAGAGAAGAATGGGAGTGAAGAACTTGTGGAAAAGAAAGTTTGTAAAG ATTCTGCAGGTATTCTTGGTTTGAAGGGTTATGTAGCAGAGAGGAAAGGTGAGCGAGAAGAGATGCAAGATGCCCATGTTATTTTGAATGATATCACAGAAGAGTGCAGTCCTTTGTCCTCTCAAAT AACTCGTGTCTCATATTTTGCTGTTTTTGATGGCCATGGAGGAGCTAGAGCTTCAACATACTCTGCACAGAATCTGCATCAAAACCTAATCCGAAAATTTCCTAAAG GTGAGGTACCCAGTGTGGAGAAAGCAATAAGGAGATGCATTTTGGATTCTTTCAAACATACAGATGAGGAATTTCTCAAACAGGCTTCCAGCCA GAAacctgcttggaaagatggttccACGGCAACCTGTGTACTGGTGATTGATAATACTCTGTACATTGCCAACCTTGGCGACAGtaga GCAATTCTTTGCCGTTACAATGAAGAGACTCAGAAGCACACAGCTTTGGGCCTTAGTAAAGAACATAACCCAACTCAGTACGATGAGCGGATGAGGATCCAAAAGGCTGGAGGCAATGTCAG GGAAGGACGTGTTTTGGGTGTCCTGGAGGTTTCCCGCTCTATTGGGGATGGACAATATAAGCGATTTGGGGTTATCTCTGTGCCAGATGTCAAACGATGTCAACTTACACACAATGACAG ATTTATCCTATTGGCCTGTGATGGTCTCTTTAAAGTCTTTTCACCAGAAGAAGCTGTGAACTTCATCATGTGTTGTTTGGAG GACAAAACTATTGTCACGCGAGATGCCAAATCTTCCACTGATGCAAAGTATGAAGCAGCCGGCAACAGGCTGGCCAACAAAGCAGTGCAGCGAGGATCAGCAGATAATGTCACTGTGATGATAGTCCGGATTGAACAATGA